A region from the Flavobacteriales bacterium genome encodes:
- the bshA gene encoding N-acetyl-alpha-D-glucosaminyl L-malate synthase BshA, translated as MRIGIVCYPTFGGSGVVATELGHALAAKGHVVHFITYMQPVRLRPEVGSVHYHEVRVSDYPLFDYQPYELVLSSKLVDVAKYEKLDLLHVHYAIPHASAAYMAQRILEAEGIRLPFVTTLHGTDITLVGRDPSFEPVISFAIEHSNAVTAVSESLRKDTYEHFRVKRAIEVVPNFVCLDQYSAANAAAVRQRYAPNGERLLVHVSNFRPVKRVDDVVAVFKRVREQMPAKLLLVGDGPDRQRIETACRQSGISADVLFLGKLTAPEDVLVGCDLFLLTSETESFGLAALEAMACGVPVVSTNTGGTPEVNKHGVSGLLSPVGDVEAMAANALTILRTDADLSRYRTGALEEAKRFDVDRILPLYEALYERVVTGK; from the coding sequence ATGCGGATAGGCATTGTTTGTTACCCCACTTTCGGTGGGAGCGGTGTGGTGGCCACGGAACTCGGCCATGCTCTGGCGGCCAAGGGCCACGTTGTGCATTTCATCACCTACATGCAACCCGTGCGGCTGAGGCCCGAGGTGGGCAGTGTGCACTACCACGAGGTGCGCGTGAGCGACTACCCACTGTTCGATTACCAGCCTTACGAACTGGTGCTGAGCAGCAAGCTGGTGGACGTGGCCAAGTACGAGAAACTGGACCTGTTGCACGTGCACTATGCCATCCCGCACGCCTCAGCGGCCTACATGGCGCAGCGCATTTTGGAAGCAGAAGGCATCCGGCTGCCGTTCGTCACGACGCTGCACGGCACGGACATCACACTAGTTGGCCGCGACCCCAGCTTCGAACCGGTGATCTCCTTCGCCATTGAGCATAGCAATGCGGTGACGGCCGTGTCCGAAAGCCTGCGCAAGGACACCTACGAGCACTTCCGGGTGAAGCGCGCCATCGAGGTGGTGCCCAACTTCGTTTGCCTCGACCAGTACAGTGCAGCGAACGCGGCGGCCGTGCGCCAGCGCTACGCCCCGAACGGCGAACGTTTGCTGGTGCACGTGAGCAACTTCAGGCCCGTGAAGCGCGTGGATGATGTGGTGGCAGTGTTCAAGCGTGTGCGCGAGCAGATGCCAGCCAAGCTCTTGCTCGTAGGGGATGGACCTGATCGGCAACGCATCGAAACCGCCTGTCGGCAGAGCGGGATCTCCGCCGATGTACTGTTCCTAGGCAAGCTCACCGCACCCGAGGATGTGCTGGTGGGTTGCGATCTTTTCCTGCTCACCAGCGAAACCGAGAGCTTCGGTCTGGCGGCGTTGGAGGCAATGGCGTGCGGAGTACCGGTGGTGAGCACCAATACCGGCGGCACCCCCGAGGTGAACAAGCATGGCGTCAGCGGCCTGCTCAGCCCTGTGGGCGATGTGGAGGCCATGGCCGCCAATGCGCTCACGATCCTGCGGACTGACGCTGACCTGTCGCGCTACCGTACCGGGGCATTGGAAGAGGCGAAGCGCTTTGATGTGGACCGCATACTGCCCCTGTACGAGGCGCTCTACGAACGCGTCGTAACCGGTAAGTAG
- a CDS encoding serine hydrolase yields the protein MRPPLILAASAAAFLLLGSSQPTRRSHGLPPPFLVEPTPWADSVHGSLDIDQQIAQLMMVAAWSNKGAKHEKEIATLIREKNIGGLIFFQGGPARQAALTNHYQAIARTPLLIGMDLEWGLAMRLDSSVRFPKQMTLGALANDTLIERMGGEIARQMKRLGVHVSFSPVADVNNNPANPVINDRSFGEDRENVARKAIAYMRGLQNGGVIATAKHFPGHGDTDVDSHLGLPLIAHTRARLDSLELYPFQRLVDEGLAAMMVAHLEVPAIDTTRGLPSTLSRPVNHVLSQELGFSGLVFTDALNMQGVAKADKPGDIELRALQAGNDVLLFPQDPVKAIARIRQAVDSGEIDRTVIAQRSLKVLRAKEWAGLKRRTFVPVKNIGSELSTPAARQLRRELFGGALTVLRNNNVLPVEGLDSLRIATLAIGADSENTFQKALGRYAVMDRFTCAKELKGDSAAKLMRKLAEYDLVIASIHKTTFRVEKEFGIPDASLELLRDLSARTKTVYVHFANPYRLTRAYGAQRFDGLVVAYEDDADAHDMAAQMLFGGLGASGTLPITASSYFAQGDGIRTSTVDRLRYDLPEEIGLRSGTLGGIDAIAREGIRAQAFPGCQVVVAVDGEVVHNKAYGHSTYAGTRAMQTDDIYDLASITKVAATTLALMKLVDEGHVDLNKTVGDYLPELATRSPAHATMALRDVLTHQAGLVAFVPFYKRLMKEGKFKPGIMSATADAQHTLMVADSLWMLTSYGDSLWNWVLDTPVNARGEYLYSDMGYYLLQRVVERRCGQPLDEYVAQEFYRPLGCGTLGFRPLLRFPKYRIAPTEQDLDFRGRQVWGTVHDPGAAMAGGVAGHAGLFGSANDLAIILQMLLNGGEYAGHRYLSEATVKEFTKCQFCANGSSPLPTDANRRGLGWDKPTRPGVQGPTCECVSMASFGHTGFTGTMLWADPGTKSLYVFLSNRVHPNANNKKLSELNIRTRIQEVVNDAIAERAAQAVVPAARRASAPVK from the coding sequence ATGCGCCCACCTCTCATTCTCGCTGCCTCGGCTGCGGCCTTCCTGCTGCTCGGTAGCAGCCAGCCCACGCGCCGCAGCCACGGACTTCCACCGCCTTTCCTCGTCGAACCCACGCCATGGGCTGACAGTGTGCACGGCTCCCTCGATATCGACCAGCAGATCGCGCAGTTGATGATGGTGGCGGCTTGGAGCAACAAGGGCGCGAAACACGAAAAGGAGATCGCCACGCTCATCAGGGAGAAGAACATCGGCGGGCTCATCTTCTTCCAAGGAGGCCCGGCCCGCCAAGCTGCGCTCACCAACCACTACCAGGCCATTGCGCGTACGCCGCTGCTCATCGGTATGGACCTCGAGTGGGGCCTGGCCATGCGACTGGACAGCAGCGTACGCTTCCCGAAGCAGATGACGCTTGGTGCACTGGCGAACGACACGCTCATTGAGCGCATGGGCGGAGAGATCGCGCGCCAGATGAAGCGCCTTGGTGTGCACGTGAGCTTCAGCCCGGTGGCCGATGTGAACAACAACCCGGCGAACCCCGTCATCAACGACCGCAGCTTCGGTGAGGACCGCGAGAACGTGGCGCGCAAGGCCATCGCGTACATGCGTGGCTTGCAGAACGGTGGCGTTATCGCCACAGCGAAGCACTTTCCCGGGCATGGCGATACCGACGTGGACAGCCACCTGGGCCTGCCGCTCATCGCACACACACGCGCACGGTTGGATTCGCTGGAGCTCTATCCCTTCCAGCGCTTGGTGGATGAAGGTCTTGCTGCTATGATGGTGGCCCACTTGGAAGTACCGGCCATTGATACCACCCGTGGTTTGCCGAGCACCCTCAGCCGGCCGGTGAACCATGTGCTCTCGCAAGAGCTCGGATTCAGCGGTTTGGTCTTCACCGATGCGTTGAACATGCAGGGCGTGGCCAAGGCCGACAAGCCCGGCGACATCGAATTGCGCGCGCTGCAGGCAGGCAACGATGTGCTCCTTTTCCCGCAGGATCCCGTGAAGGCCATCGCGCGCATCCGCCAAGCGGTGGACAGTGGCGAGATCGATCGCACCGTCATCGCACAGCGCAGTTTGAAAGTGCTCCGCGCCAAGGAATGGGCCGGCCTCAAGCGCCGCACGTTCGTACCGGTGAAGAACATCGGCAGTGAGCTGAGCACCCCGGCTGCACGGCAACTGCGCCGTGAGCTTTTCGGCGGGGCGCTTACCGTGCTCCGCAACAACAATGTGTTGCCCGTAGAAGGTCTGGACAGCTTGCGCATCGCCACGTTGGCCATCGGTGCCGATAGTGAGAACACCTTCCAGAAGGCGTTGGGACGCTACGCCGTGATGGACCGCTTCACCTGTGCCAAGGAACTAAAAGGCGACAGCGCGGCGAAGCTCATGCGCAAACTTGCGGAGTACGATCTGGTCATTGCGAGCATCCACAAAACCACCTTCCGCGTGGAAAAGGAATTCGGCATCCCGGACGCTTCGTTGGAACTGCTGCGCGACCTGTCAGCACGGACGAAGACAGTGTACGTCCACTTCGCGAATCCTTACCGACTGACACGAGCCTATGGTGCGCAGCGGTTCGACGGTCTGGTGGTCGCTTACGAGGACGATGCCGATGCGCACGACATGGCCGCACAGATGCTCTTCGGTGGGCTGGGTGCATCCGGCACATTGCCCATTACCGCAAGCAGCTACTTCGCGCAGGGAGATGGCATACGCACCAGCACGGTGGACCGCTTGCGCTACGACCTGCCGGAAGAGATCGGTCTTCGTTCCGGCACCCTTGGCGGCATCGATGCCATTGCCCGTGAAGGAATAAGGGCGCAGGCGTTCCCGGGCTGCCAGGTTGTTGTTGCCGTGGACGGCGAAGTGGTGCACAACAAGGCGTACGGCCATTCGACCTATGCGGGCACGCGTGCCATGCAGACCGACGACATCTACGACCTGGCGAGCATCACCAAAGTGGCGGCCACCACATTGGCGTTGATGAAGCTCGTCGACGAAGGGCATGTCGACCTGAACAAGACCGTGGGCGACTACCTGCCTGAACTGGCAACGCGTTCACCGGCCCACGCAACGATGGCGCTGCGCGATGTGCTCACTCACCAGGCCGGGCTCGTGGCCTTCGTGCCGTTCTACAAGCGGCTGATGAAGGAGGGCAAGTTCAAGCCCGGGATCATGAGCGCCACGGCCGATGCACAGCACACGCTGATGGTGGCCGATAGCCTTTGGATGCTGACGAGCTACGGCGACAGCTTGTGGAACTGGGTGCTCGACACCCCCGTGAACGCGCGCGGTGAGTACCTCTACAGCGACATGGGCTACTACCTCTTGCAACGCGTGGTGGAGCGGCGCTGCGGTCAGCCTCTCGATGAGTACGTGGCGCAGGAGTTCTATCGCCCGCTCGGTTGCGGTACGTTGGGGTTCCGCCCGTTGCTGCGCTTCCCCAAGTATCGCATTGCGCCCACGGAGCAGGACCTCGACTTCCGTGGTCGGCAGGTGTGGGGAACGGTGCACGACCCTGGAGCCGCCATGGCCGGTGGTGTGGCCGGTCACGCTGGTTTGTTCGGCAGCGCGAACGATCTGGCCATCATCCTTCAAATGCTGCTGAACGGAGGTGAGTACGCAGGTCACCGTTACTTGAGCGAGGCGACGGTGAAGGAGTTCACCAAGTGCCAGTTCTGCGCGAACGGTTCATCGCCGCTGCCCACCGATGCCAATCGTCGCGGGCTGGGTTGGGACAAGCCCACTCGTCCGGGAGTGCAAGGCCCTACCTGCGAATGTGTGAGCATGGCCAGCTTCGGGCATACCGGTTTCACGGGCACCATGCTCTGGGCCGATCCGGGAACGAAGAGCCTCTACGTCTTCCTCAGCAACCGCGTGCATCCGAACGCCAACAACAAGAAGCTCTCGGAGTTGAACATCCGCACGCGGATACAGGAAGTGGTGAACGATGCGATAGCAGAGCGGGCGGCGCAGGCGGTTGTTCCCGCCGCGCGACGGGCATCAGCACCGGTGAAGTAG
- a CDS encoding class I SAM-dependent RNA methyltransferase, producing MLRSFDMTAQTLHGLERELAKELEAIGAQGIEVSKRAVRFTGDEDVLYRANLWLRTALRVLVPLRSFVMRHEDDLYDSVRGISWEKFLRPTGTLAVQCTLRSELFTHSKYLAQLTKDAIVDRFRERNGRRPSVDVERPDVSIHVLVIGDRCTVSLDSSGDPLFKRGYRDSTNEAPLNEALAAGMVLLSGWNGDRPFVDPMCGSGTLPIEAAMIAGNIPPGSYRTHFGFMGWSDFDPARWERITEEALDRQRAINAIIIGADQSRATLMKAEENIANAHLGSRIKLERSEFRSLAPPPEAGVLMMNPPYGERMDGGDDINALYKSIGDTLKKNWSGWDAWMITSNMEAAEHVRLTAKPRIQLFNGSLECRFMHYGMYSGSRRAPEPEGPTGTD from the coding sequence ATGCTTCGCTCCTTCGACATGACCGCCCAAACGCTCCACGGCCTGGAGCGCGAACTCGCCAAAGAACTGGAGGCCATCGGCGCTCAAGGCATTGAAGTGAGCAAGCGAGCTGTGCGTTTCACCGGCGATGAGGACGTGCTCTACCGGGCCAACCTGTGGCTGCGTACGGCGCTGCGCGTGCTGGTGCCCTTGCGCAGCTTCGTCATGCGGCACGAGGACGACCTCTACGACAGCGTGCGCGGCATCAGCTGGGAGAAGTTCTTGCGGCCCACCGGCACATTGGCGGTGCAATGCACACTGCGGTCGGAACTCTTCACCCACAGCAAGTACCTGGCGCAACTGACCAAGGACGCCATCGTGGACCGTTTCCGTGAACGCAACGGAAGGCGCCCTTCGGTGGATGTGGAACGACCGGATGTCAGTATCCACGTGCTCGTGATCGGCGACCGGTGCACGGTATCGCTGGACAGCAGCGGGGATCCGCTCTTCAAGCGCGGCTACCGCGACAGCACCAATGAAGCGCCGTTGAACGAAGCTTTGGCCGCGGGCATGGTGCTCTTGAGCGGATGGAACGGCGACCGCCCGTTCGTGGACCCCATGTGCGGCAGCGGCACCTTGCCCATCGAGGCGGCCATGATCGCCGGGAACATTCCGCCGGGCAGCTATCGCACGCACTTCGGCTTCATGGGCTGGAGCGATTTCGATCCGGCGCGTTGGGAACGGATCACCGAAGAAGCCCTGGACCGCCAGCGCGCGATCAATGCGATCATCATCGGTGCCGACCAGTCGCGCGCGACATTGATGAAGGCGGAGGAGAACATCGCGAACGCGCACCTGGGCTCACGCATCAAGCTGGAGCGTTCCGAGTTCCGTTCCTTGGCGCCGCCCCCCGAGGCTGGCGTGCTGATGATGAACCCGCCCTACGGCGAACGCATGGACGGCGGCGACGACATCAATGCCTTGTACAAGTCCATCGGCGACACGCTGAAGAAGAACTGGAGCGGCTGGGACGCGTGGATGATCACCAGCAACATGGAAGCCGCCGAGCATGTGCGGCTCACGGCCAAACCCCGCATCCAATTGTTCAATGGCTCCTTGGAGTGCCGCTTCATGCACTACGGCATGTACAGCGGTTCGCGCCGCGCGCCCGAGCCCGAAGGACCTACGGGCACCGATTGA
- a CDS encoding patatin-like phospholipase family protein, with protein MVKRTTIRQAWRRIAYFFPVQLLVLHFKKNHLLLLVWFLLFAYVTGNLGVKYGIPYLFLYPEYFGSNGFWSFAITGFSFGGFMTAFNLYTYTTHAHRFPFLATIARPFLKFSINNALIPLAFLLTYLWCSAEVQHTKELVPAGDIALHLAAFVIGVSLFLLMAYLYFTRTNTDIEKMTGKRAEEYQPETHADILGPMPTPPPLKGAARKEASRWLKPGNAARRWHVETYMTQPWKVALARSSAHYDRELLRQVLWQNHINGSIFEVLLVASFLVLGAFSDTAFFAIPAGASGFVLFTMLLMILTALFSWLKGWTLSLVFGAALLVNTISRHADFFYDSSAYGLDYSTKVNYNVDALCDLAYDKAQVSKDLNAMRERMDRWQRRNIQLKNAAEKPKLVIVCASGGGLRSTLWSFRCLQHADSLLGGTLMQRTALLAGSSGGSIGVTFFRQLYHDAMDTDTVRTNDPRWLDAISSDVLNPVAFNFVTNDLFIRYRRVSDGVHNYTRDRGSAFEQRLNEITNGHLDLRLRDMARAEADASVPVLVLAPTIINDGRRLLISSSRLSFLTDNTADSGTVAHPLPETVELQHMFAAQNASDLKLTSALRMNSTFPYIMPMVTLPSDPPMRVMDAGIRENFGYRTTFEFLRDMREWIDTNTSGVVILQLRDKQKRSAAEPAEDDLFDRLLGPAGNVYRNVIAVQDNDYDMAVANASSWAPFPIDIVDLEIEKPETEEISMSWHLTAVEKRHVLRAIRNPANQQAFQRFKDLIEGSAPLATTAVEDHSGAMR; from the coding sequence GTGGTGAAGCGCACAACGATCAGACAGGCCTGGCGAAGGATCGCGTACTTCTTCCCCGTGCAGTTGCTGGTGCTGCACTTCAAGAAGAACCACCTCCTGTTGCTGGTGTGGTTCCTGCTCTTCGCCTATGTCACCGGGAACCTTGGCGTGAAGTACGGCATCCCCTATCTGTTCCTCTACCCTGAGTACTTCGGCAGCAACGGCTTCTGGAGCTTCGCCATCACGGGGTTCTCCTTCGGGGGGTTCATGACGGCGTTCAACCTCTACACCTACACCACCCACGCGCACCGCTTCCCGTTCCTGGCCACCATCGCGCGCCCCTTCCTCAAGTTCAGCATCAACAATGCACTGATACCGCTGGCCTTCCTTCTCACCTACCTGTGGTGCAGCGCGGAAGTGCAGCATACCAAGGAACTGGTGCCCGCAGGCGACATCGCGCTCCACTTGGCCGCGTTCGTCATCGGTGTTTCGCTTTTCCTCCTGATGGCCTACCTGTATTTCACGCGCACCAATACCGACATCGAGAAGATGACCGGCAAGCGCGCCGAGGAGTACCAGCCCGAAACCCACGCCGACATCCTTGGTCCTATGCCCACGCCGCCCCCGTTGAAAGGGGCTGCGCGAAAGGAAGCAAGCCGCTGGCTCAAACCGGGCAATGCCGCGCGCCGCTGGCATGTGGAGACGTACATGACGCAACCGTGGAAAGTCGCGCTGGCAAGGAGCAGCGCACACTACGATCGCGAACTGTTGCGGCAGGTACTGTGGCAGAACCACATCAACGGGAGCATTTTCGAGGTGCTGCTGGTAGCCAGCTTCCTGGTGCTGGGTGCGTTCAGCGATACGGCCTTCTTCGCGATCCCGGCTGGCGCCAGCGGCTTCGTGCTCTTCACTATGCTGCTCATGATCCTCACGGCGCTGTTCAGCTGGCTGAAGGGATGGACGTTGAGCCTGGTCTTCGGCGCGGCGCTGCTGGTGAACACCATCAGCCGCCATGCGGATTTCTTCTACGACAGCTCCGCCTATGGCCTCGACTACTCGACCAAGGTGAACTACAACGTGGATGCCCTGTGCGATCTGGCGTACGACAAGGCGCAAGTGTCCAAGGACCTGAACGCGATGCGGGAGCGCATGGACCGGTGGCAGCGACGGAACATCCAACTGAAGAACGCAGCGGAAAAGCCGAAGCTGGTGATCGTTTGCGCCAGCGGTGGCGGACTGCGCAGCACGCTTTGGAGCTTCCGGTGCCTGCAGCATGCTGACAGTCTCCTGGGCGGCACACTGATGCAGCGCACCGCACTGCTCGCGGGCAGCTCGGGCGGCTCCATCGGTGTTACGTTCTTCCGCCAGTTGTACCACGACGCCATGGACACCGACACGGTGCGGACCAACGATCCGCGCTGGCTCGACGCCATCAGCAGTGATGTCCTCAACCCTGTCGCCTTCAACTTCGTAACGAACGACCTCTTCATCCGGTATCGTCGCGTGAGCGATGGCGTGCACAATTACACGCGCGACCGCGGTTCGGCGTTCGAACAACGGCTGAACGAGATCACCAACGGGCACTTGGACCTTCGGTTGCGCGACATGGCCCGCGCCGAAGCCGATGCGAGTGTGCCGGTCCTCGTCCTCGCTCCTACCATCATCAACGACGGCCGCCGATTGCTCATCAGTTCCTCCCGATTGTCCTTCCTCACCGACAACACGGCCGACAGTGGCACCGTGGCCCACCCGCTGCCCGAGACTGTTGAGCTACAGCACATGTTCGCAGCGCAGAACGCCAGCGACCTGAAGCTCACCAGCGCCTTGCGCATGAACAGTACGTTTCCCTACATCATGCCGATGGTGACGCTGCCGAGCGACCCGCCGATGCGCGTGATGGACGCAGGCATACGCGAGAACTTCGGCTATCGCACCACGTTCGAATTCCTGCGCGACATGCGCGAATGGATCGATACGAACACCAGTGGCGTGGTGATCCTGCAGTTGCGTGACAAGCAGAAACGATCCGCTGCTGAACCTGCCGAGGACGACCTCTTCGATCGGTTGCTGGGGCCCGCTGGCAATGTGTACCGCAACGTGATCGCGGTGCAGGACAACGATTATGACATGGCCGTGGCCAACGCC
- a CDS encoding MFS transporter — protein sequence MGAISRALRFYIGSFSGFSREIWLLTLITFVNRAGTMVVPFMSLYLTKDMGLSLEQVGWIMSCFGAGSVVGSWLGGKLTDKLGFYDVMIGALATSGLAFFGLQHVHGFVPFCIGVFVLMVLSDGFRPALFVAIRNYAKPEDRTRAVTLIRLAINLGFSLGPAIGGFIIAAWSYAGLFWIDGLTCLAAAALLWGGLRRKQAKRDGHAARTGANGSPYADRPYLFFLLTVVFITIPFLQYFSSVPLFYSDVHHLSEEYIGLLLGSNGLLIFLTEMPLVRYCEDRRIGLHAILRTSVVLFVFSFLVLNWFPNIAFLWVGMVFMTVGEMLNFPFMNRFANERADRGQPGAYMALYTMSWSAAHIIGHTLGLQLVDRFGYSATWYLFGGMLVVGLGLLFALERMLARER from the coding sequence ATGGGTGCGATCAGCAGGGCCCTGCGCTTCTACATCGGCTCCTTCTCCGGCTTCAGCCGCGAGATCTGGTTGCTCACGCTCATTACGTTCGTGAACCGTGCGGGCACCATGGTGGTGCCGTTCATGTCGTTGTACCTCACCAAGGACATGGGCCTGTCACTGGAGCAGGTCGGCTGGATCATGAGCTGCTTCGGTGCAGGTTCGGTGGTGGGCTCCTGGCTCGGCGGTAAGCTCACGGACAAGCTCGGCTTCTACGATGTGATGATCGGTGCGCTGGCCACATCGGGCCTGGCGTTCTTCGGTCTGCAGCACGTCCACGGCTTCGTGCCGTTCTGCATCGGCGTATTCGTGCTCATGGTGCTGTCCGATGGGTTCCGCCCGGCGCTCTTCGTGGCCATACGCAACTACGCCAAGCCCGAGGATCGAACGCGCGCAGTGACGCTCATCCGGCTGGCCATCAACCTCGGCTTCAGCCTGGGGCCGGCCATCGGCGGCTTCATCATCGCCGCGTGGAGCTACGCTGGCCTGTTCTGGATCGACGGCCTGACCTGTCTGGCAGCGGCCGCGCTGTTGTGGGGCGGTCTTCGGCGCAAACAGGCAAAGCGCGATGGCCATGCAGCGCGAACTGGGGCGAACGGATCACCCTATGCTGACCGTCCGTACTTGTTCTTCCTGCTCACTGTCGTGTTCATCACCATTCCGTTCCTGCAGTACTTCAGTTCGGTGCCGCTCTTCTACAGCGACGTGCACCACCTGAGCGAAGAGTACATCGGACTGCTGCTCGGCTCCAACGGCCTGCTCATATTCCTCACCGAGATGCCGTTGGTGCGTTACTGCGAGGACCGGCGCATCGGCCTGCATGCCATCCTGCGCACCAGCGTCGTGCTGTTCGTGTTCAGTTTCCTGGTGCTGAACTGGTTCCCCAACATCGCTTTCCTGTGGGTGGGCATGGTGTTCATGACGGTGGGGGAGATGCTCAACTTCCCGTTCATGAACCGTTTCGCCAACGAACGCGCCGATCGCGGACAACCCGGGGCCTACATGGCCTTGTACACCATGAGCTGGAGCGCGGCGCACATCATCGGCCATACGTTGGGCCTGCAGCTCGTGGACCGCTTCGGGTATTCGGCTACGTGGTACCTCTTCGGCGGGATGCTCGTGGTGGGCTTGGGGCTGCTCTTCGCGCTGGAGCGGATGCTGGCCCGCGAGCGGTAG
- a CDS encoding SIMPL domain-containing protein: protein MIHRTLLLSLGIALGTTALPQAMGNLMYESNSRIFFQQAEQAVKATIQGNVLTLEVNAMMNMKADSYLAIFHVTQLGQTAEEADSLMNLRVGSMVKAVKKHGVKDADVFTDMLSFVPVYELEVTRKLFSKTYQEVPAGFEIQKNIHIRFTDARTLDKLVTAAAKEEIYDLVKVDFFVEDQSACYDTLRMFATKLLQQKLANFEKLGLKVEESHRTGAEQNGAYFPLDRYTNYQSRVQTSLNSRRKGQLVNDIRKSQTLFYNKVPYGNFDIVLHAEITEPPVQYTYNLVVQCQLPEAFADKKKEVKEIIKHIWITDKGEAKTLQLP from the coding sequence ATGATCCACCGCACGCTCCTCCTCTCCCTGGGCATCGCCTTGGGCACCACTGCTCTGCCCCAAGCCATGGGCAACCTCATGTACGAGAGCAACAGCCGCATTTTCTTCCAGCAGGCCGAACAAGCCGTGAAAGCCACCATCCAAGGCAACGTGCTCACCCTGGAGGTGAACGCCATGATGAACATGAAGGCCGACAGCTACCTGGCCATCTTCCACGTGACCCAGCTCGGACAGACCGCCGAGGAAGCTGACAGCCTGATGAACCTCCGCGTGGGAAGCATGGTGAAAGCCGTGAAGAAGCACGGGGTGAAGGATGCGGACGTGTTCACGGACATGCTCTCGTTCGTTCCGGTGTACGAGCTGGAAGTGACGCGTAAGCTCTTCAGCAAGACCTACCAGGAAGTGCCAGCTGGCTTTGAGATCCAAAAGAACATCCACATCCGCTTCACCGACGCGCGCACATTGGACAAACTGGTGACCGCAGCAGCCAAGGAAGAGATCTACGATCTGGTGAAGGTGGACTTCTTCGTGGAGGACCAAAGCGCCTGCTACGACACCCTGCGCATGTTCGCCACCAAGCTCTTGCAACAGAAGCTGGCCAACTTCGAAAAGCTGGGCCTGAAGGTGGAAGAGAGCCATCGCACCGGTGCCGAGCAGAACGGCGCCTACTTCCCGCTGGACCGCTACACCAACTATCAATCGCGTGTGCAGACGAGCTTGAACAGCCGCCGTAAAGGGCAATTGGTGAACGACATACGGAAGTCACAGACGCTCTTCTACAACAAGGTGCCCTACGGCAACTTCGACATCGTGCTGCACGCCGAGATCACCGAACCGCCCGTGCAGTACACCTACAACCTGGTGGTGCAATGCCAGCTACCGGAAGCCTTCGCCGACAAGAAGAAGGAGGTGAAGGAGATCATCAAGCACATCTGGATCACGGACAAAGGCGAAGCCAAGACCCTGCAACTCCCCTGA
- a CDS encoding CoA transferase: MAASDPLPFTGLLAVETAGVLAGPAVGMFFAELGARVVKLENAKAGGDVTRKWKLPKEDPKSTVSAYFSSVNWGKEHHQQDLTSTEGRALLDKLLRTADVLITNHLAEDADKLGLQRERIRALNPRLVHGHIKGFADNDARTAYDVVLQAETGYLSMTGTDADHLAKLPIAMIDVLAAHQLKEGLLLALLQRNTTGKGAYVEVSLEEAALTALINQASNALMTGQVAQPIGTLHPNIAPYGELFTCADGKRVVLAVGSDAQFKALNQVLDLDLQHDQHFNSNAKRVLNRNVLAQLLAQPIALRTSTDLMEALISAGVPSGIVRSLDDVLASPAAERMLRESTLDGVATRRLSGNAFRIEPY; the protein is encoded by the coding sequence ATGGCAGCATCCGATCCACTTCCGTTCACAGGGCTTCTGGCGGTTGAAACCGCCGGTGTGCTGGCCGGTCCCGCCGTGGGCATGTTCTTCGCGGAGCTGGGTGCGCGCGTGGTGAAGCTCGAGAACGCCAAGGCAGGCGGCGACGTGACGCGGAAGTGGAAGCTGCCCAAGGAGGATCCCAAAAGCACCGTAAGCGCCTACTTCAGCAGCGTGAACTGGGGCAAGGAGCACCACCAGCAGGACCTGACTTCCACCGAGGGCCGCGCGTTACTGGACAAGCTCCTACGCACGGCCGATGTCCTCATCACCAACCACCTGGCGGAGGACGCGGACAAGCTCGGCTTGCAGCGCGAACGCATACGAGCACTGAACCCGCGCCTGGTGCACGGCCACATCAAGGGCTTCGCGGACAACGATGCGCGCACCGCTTACGACGTGGTGCTTCAAGCGGAAACCGGCTACCTGAGCATGACCGGCACCGATGCAGACCACTTGGCCAAGCTGCCCATCGCCATGATCGACGTGCTGGCTGCGCACCAGCTGAAGGAAGGGCTTCTCTTGGCACTTCTTCAACGCAACACCACCGGCAAGGGCGCGTACGTGGAGGTGTCGCTGGAAGAAGCAGCCCTCACGGCGCTCATCAATCAGGCCAGCAATGCGCTCATGACCGGCCAGGTGGCACAGCCCATCGGCACGCTGCATCCGAACATCGCTCCGTACGGCGAACTCTTCACCTGTGCTGATGGCAAGCGAGTGGTGTTGGCCGTTGGTAGCGATGCGCAGTTCAAAGCGCTCAACCAGGTGCTTGACCTCGACCTGCAGCACGACCAGCACTTCAATAGCAACGCCAAGCGCGTGCTGAACAGGAACGTGCTGGCGCAATTGCTTGCTCAACCGATCGCCCTGCGCACCAGTACCGACTTGATGGAAGCGCTCATCTCCGCTGGCGTTCCGTCGGGCATCGTCCGTTCCCTGGATGATGTGCTCGCCTCCCCTGCCGCTGAGCGCATGCTGCGCGAAAGCACTCTCGACGGTGTGGCCACTCGCCGCCTCAGTGGCAACGCCTTCCGCATCGAGCCTTACTGA